Genomic DNA from uncultured Ilyobacter sp.:
TTTATTTGCTTTAGGCGTTACTTCAAAAGTATACCTGTTGAACTCCCTTCTTAGAAGTTCAGTTTTTTCCGTGATGATTGGTTTTTTTACTATGTCATAAACAGTCATTATCCAAGCACCTCCTCAATAGTAGCTAGTGCTTCCTTTGTTATGATTACCTTGTTTTGCTTAAGAAGCCAGTAAACACCAAGTTCATTCGGCTGAAGAACGACCGCATTTTCAAGGTTTCTAGCTGATAGATACAGGTTAAAATCTGCATCATTAGCAAGGTCATTAACAACAAACAGTTGCTTTGTGTTAGCTTCTAAAGCTTTTGTTAGAGCCATTATAGTTTTTGTTTTAGGTGCTTCGATAGCTCCATCTAAAACTACAATACTTCCTTCTGCGACTTTAGCAGATAAAGCTGACTTAAGTGCAACTTTTCTAACTTTTTTGTTAACTTTCT
This window encodes:
- the rplD gene encoding 50S ribosomal protein L4 gives rise to the protein MAVLNIYNLAGDQTGTLEVKDTVFGIEPNKAVLHEVLTAELAAARQGTAATKTRAMVRGGGRKPFKQKGTGRARQGSTRAPHMVGGGVTFGPQPRSFEKKVNKKVRKVALKSALSAKVAEGSIVVLDGAIEAPKTKTIMALTKALEANTKQLFVVNDLANDADFNLYLSARNLENAVVLQPNELGVYWLLKQNKVIITKEALATIEEVLG